A window of Auraticoccus monumenti contains these coding sequences:
- a CDS encoding CHAT domain-containing protein yields MTTSVRGQRPSPAEVAALVDEAVLANARGRPALAGRLLDRALRALGPDEGDVAALETRCRVLITSALTRFETGRRAEAFALLTRAEELADAAGLGAVRALAAIQRSGLHGRTGDWAAALAGLQGVDPSAPGLSPRARCVVELNSGLALQLLGRHRASRDRLQAAVRLAEEHGIDDLAAAALHNLGRLSFLRGELPEALTLMARARRRSPDLTSSGADLDRARVLLEAGQLDAAEELLVQAEQEARAAGLAHDVGEISLERARRSLLLGDHARARTHALAARRSFARLGEDSWRTRAELLRLGAELAGGGRPGPVARQALALAEGSARAAGVGLEASLLAAESAARAGDVAAARAVLPRRVGAATLPQRLQLALARTTVALAAADPEAALARLRGAAAVLASEQRRSAGLDSRTAIALHGRRLAELDVGLALGTGSAAAVLRATERWRGLSTRGRWVVPSGDPTTDDLVAAMRRTGAELREAGDETSRQPLVRELARLERAVRERGWMLAAAQEDVPDAAVHPTSVSALGPALAGRDAGLVSFLSWGGRLRAVTVTPRSTRLHDLADAADVLELASRLAAGRTALAALADPRLREVVERSQQRATSRLDALLSPALPGTGRVVVVPTRVTASLAWRQLPCLLGRPVTVSPSATGWLRGLDAGAARAATRTPEPRTSLTAVAGPALERAADEARAVAACWPGGKALTGDRAVGAALTAALRSDTVVHVAAHGSHHDQSPLFSSVLVADGPLFAHEFERVGVGAGHVVLSSCDVGRARVRPGEESLGLAAALIACGVRTVVAAVAPVRDDVAQELMTRYHAELAAGSDSAEALLRASCDVPDAGLFCGYGTDWRVGGAPAAV; encoded by the coding sequence GTGACGACCTCCGTCCGCGGGCAGCGCCCGTCCCCGGCGGAGGTCGCCGCCCTGGTCGACGAGGCGGTGCTGGCCAACGCGCGCGGACGTCCGGCGCTGGCCGGCCGGCTGCTGGACCGGGCCCTGCGTGCGCTCGGCCCGGACGAGGGCGACGTCGCGGCGCTGGAGACCCGTTGCCGGGTGCTGATCACGTCGGCGCTGACCCGGTTCGAGACGGGGCGGCGGGCCGAGGCCTTCGCGCTGCTGACCCGGGCAGAGGAGCTCGCCGACGCCGCGGGGCTCGGGGCCGTCCGGGCGCTGGCCGCCATCCAGCGCTCGGGGCTGCACGGCCGCACCGGGGACTGGGCGGCCGCGCTGGCCGGGCTCCAGGGAGTCGACCCGTCCGCCCCCGGTCTGAGCCCGCGCGCCCGATGCGTGGTGGAGCTCAACAGCGGGTTGGCGCTGCAGCTGCTCGGTCGCCACCGCGCCAGCCGGGACCGGCTGCAGGCGGCCGTCCGGCTGGCCGAGGAGCACGGCATCGACGACCTGGCCGCCGCCGCCCTGCACAACCTGGGCCGGTTGTCCTTCCTGCGGGGCGAGCTGCCCGAGGCGCTGACCCTGATGGCGCGGGCCCGCCGCCGCAGTCCCGACCTCACCTCCTCGGGAGCCGACCTGGACCGGGCGCGGGTGCTGCTGGAGGCCGGCCAGCTCGACGCCGCCGAGGAGCTGCTGGTGCAGGCCGAGCAGGAGGCCCGGGCGGCCGGGCTGGCCCACGACGTCGGGGAGATCTCGCTGGAGCGGGCGCGGCGCTCGCTGCTGCTGGGCGACCACGCCCGCGCCCGGACGCACGCGCTCGCCGCCCGGCGGTCCTTCGCGCGGCTCGGCGAGGACTCGTGGCGGACCCGGGCGGAGCTGCTGCGGCTGGGAGCCGAGCTCGCCGGTGGTGGACGTCCGGGGCCGGTGGCGCGGCAGGCGCTGGCGCTGGCCGAGGGCTCGGCCCGGGCTGCCGGGGTGGGGCTGGAGGCGTCGCTGCTGGCGGCGGAGTCCGCGGCCCGGGCCGGTGACGTGGCCGCCGCTCGCGCGGTGCTGCCCCGGCGGGTGGGTGCGGCGACCCTGCCCCAGCGGCTGCAGCTGGCGCTGGCCCGGACCACCGTCGCGCTGGCCGCCGCCGACCCCGAGGCCGCGCTGGCCCGGTTGCGCGGCGCCGCCGCGGTGCTGGCCTCGGAGCAGCGCCGGTCGGCGGGGCTGGACAGCCGGACCGCGATCGCCCTGCACGGGCGCCGGCTGGCCGAGCTGGACGTCGGGCTCGCCCTGGGCACGGGGTCCGCGGCGGCCGTCCTCCGGGCGACCGAGCGGTGGCGGGGGCTGTCCACCCGGGGCCGCTGGGTGGTGCCGAGCGGGGACCCCACCACCGACGACCTGGTCGCGGCCATGCGCCGCACCGGCGCCGAGCTGCGCGAGGCCGGCGACGAGACCAGCCGCCAGCCGCTGGTCCGCGAGCTGGCCCGGCTCGAGCGGGCGGTGCGGGAACGGGGCTGGATGCTGGCGGCGGCGCAGGAGGACGTGCCCGACGCCGCCGTCCACCCCACCTCCGTGAGCGCCCTCGGCCCCGCCCTGGCCGGCCGGGACGCCGGGCTGGTCAGCTTCCTCAGCTGGGGTGGACGGCTGCGGGCGGTCACCGTCACCCCGCGGTCGACGCGCCTGCACGACCTGGCCGACGCCGCGGACGTCCTCGAGCTGGCCTCCCGGCTGGCTGCAGGACGCACCGCCCTGGCGGCCCTCGCCGACCCGCGGCTGCGGGAGGTGGTGGAGCGGTCCCAGCAGCGCGCCACCTCCCGGCTGGACGCGCTCCTCTCCCCGGCCCTGCCGGGGACGGGGCGGGTGGTCGTGGTCCCCACCCGGGTGACGGCCTCGCTCGCCTGGCGGCAGCTCCCCTGCCTGCTGGGGCGCCCGGTCACGGTCTCCCCGTCGGCGACCGGCTGGCTCCGCGGGCTCGACGCCGGCGCGGCTCGGGCCGCCACCCGGACCCCGGAGCCGCGGACGTCCCTCACCGCCGTCGCCGGTCCCGCCCTCGAGCGGGCGGCCGACGAGGCGCGGGCGGTGGCGGCGTGCTGGCCGGGCGGGAAGGCCCTGACCGGGGACCGGGCGGTCGGCGCCGCCCTGACCGCGGCGCTGCGCTCCGACACCGTGGTGCACGTGGCCGCCCACGGCAGCCACCACGACCAGAGCCCGCTGTTCTCCTCTGTGCTGGTGGCCGACGGACCGCTGTTCGCCCACGAGTTCGAGCGGGTCGGCGTCGGCGCCGGGCACGTGGTGCTGTCCTCCTGCGACGTCGGACGGGCCCGGGTGCGGCCGGGTGAGGAGTCGCTGGGTCTGGCCGCCGCGCTGATCGCCTGCGGGGTCCGCACCGTGGTGGCGGCCGTCGCCCCGGTCCGCGACGACGTCGCGCAGGAGCTGATGACGCGCTACCACGCCGAGCTCGCCGCCGGGTCCGACAGCGCCGAGGCCCTCCTCCGCGCCTCCTGCGACGTCCCCGACGCCGGGCTGTTCTGCGGCTACGGCACCGACTGGCGCGTGGGCGGCGCGCCGGCCGCGGTGTGA